The Mesobacillus jeotgali genome window below encodes:
- a CDS encoding putative DNA-binding protein, whose amino-acid sequence MLEKTNRMNYLYDFYQALLTPKQSSYMALYYLDDYSLGEIAEEYDVSRQAVYDNIKRTEAMLEEYEEKLLLFEKFQKRSELISKLKERIGDGENDRDLHEMIAELEKLD is encoded by the coding sequence ATGCTTGAGAAAACGAACCGCATGAACTATTTGTATGACTTTTATCAGGCATTGCTGACTCCAAAACAAAGCAGTTATATGGCTCTGTACTATCTTGATGACTATTCGCTCGGAGAGATTGCTGAAGAGTATGATGTTAGCCGGCAGGCTGTATACGACAACATCAAACGCACAGAAGCGATGCTCGAGGAGTATGAAGAAAAGTTGTTGTTGTTCGAAAAATTCCAGAAAAGAAGCGAACTCATTTCAAAATTGAAAGAGCGTATTGGGGATGGAGAGAACGACCGCGATTTGCATGAAATGATAGCCGAGCTTGAGAAATTAGACTAG
- the fabD gene encoding ACP S-malonyltransferase, translating to MGKIAFLFPGQGSQTVGMGKALADAEQSVSETFKKADEVLGESLSNLIFEGPQEKLTLTTNAQPALLTTSIAILNYFSQFGIKPDYTAGHSLGEYSALVASEAISFEDAVYAVRKRGEFMEEAVPNGEGTMAAVLGMDRHKLMDVTETVTSGGNPVQLANLNCPGQIVISGSKLGVEEASVKAKEAGAKRVIPLDVSGPFHSSLMKPAAERYETILEKIAIKNAVIPVIGNVTAEPMTDASEFKKRLVEQLYSPVLWEDSVAKMLELGVDTFIEIGPGKVLSGLVKKVDRSAKTFAIYDAETCAAAVAALKEEME from the coding sequence ATGGGGAAAATCGCGTTTTTGTTTCCTGGACAGGGATCGCAGACAGTAGGGATGGGAAAGGCCCTTGCGGATGCAGAACAATCAGTCTCAGAAACTTTTAAAAAAGCGGATGAGGTCCTGGGTGAAAGCTTAAGCAACCTGATTTTTGAAGGGCCGCAAGAAAAGCTTACGCTTACGACAAATGCTCAGCCTGCTCTTTTGACAACTAGTATTGCGATCTTGAATTATTTCAGCCAGTTTGGGATCAAGCCGGACTATACAGCCGGCCATAGTCTAGGTGAATATTCTGCTTTGGTCGCATCAGAAGCTATTTCGTTTGAAGATGCTGTGTATGCAGTCCGTAAACGTGGTGAGTTCATGGAAGAAGCTGTGCCAAATGGAGAAGGAACAATGGCGGCTGTTCTCGGCATGGATCGCCATAAGCTCATGGATGTGACCGAGACGGTAACCTCTGGCGGGAATCCTGTTCAGTTAGCCAATTTGAATTGTCCTGGACAAATCGTGATTTCTGGTTCAAAGCTTGGAGTGGAAGAAGCTTCAGTGAAGGCGAAGGAAGCTGGAGCTAAACGGGTTATACCTCTGGATGTCAGTGGTCCGTTCCACTCATCACTTATGAAGCCGGCAGCTGAAAGATATGAAACTATACTGGAAAAAATCGCAATAAAAAATGCGGTTATTCCGGTGATTGGCAATGTGACGGCCGAACCTATGACAGATGCCTCTGAATTCAAGAAAAGACTGGTAGAGCAGCTTTACTCTCCGGTACTATGGGAAGACTCAGTGGCTAAAATGCTGGAACTTGGTGTCGATACTTTTATAGAAATCGGACCTGGTAAGGTCCTGTCAGGGCTTGTTAAGAAGGTAGACCGCTCAGCAAAGACGTTTGCAATCTATGATGCAGAAACTTGTGCAGCAGCTGTTGCTGCCCTGAAGGAGGAGATGGAATGA
- the smc gene encoding chromosome segregation protein SMC yields the protein MFLKRLDVVGFKSFAERISVEFVPGVTAVVGPNGSGKSNITDSIRWVLGEQSAKSLRGAKMEDIIFAGSDSRKPLNFAEVTLTLDNEDQSLPLDYNEVSVTRRVFRSGDSEYLINKQNCRLKDIVDLFMDSGLGREAFSIISQGRVEEILNSKPEDRRTIFEEAAGVLKYKYRKKKAESKLFETQENLNRVTDIIHELEGQVEPLKIQAAIAKDYLQQKEELEQIEVALTAYEIEDLHRRWEQLSRQLEQHKEDELKQSAGLQKKEAQIEQMRDQLAALDESVSDLQNVLLHASEELEKLEGRREVLKERKKNASQNKGQLEKNIEELTSSIELLENQKAEYEQSVSVLAGEAAALQKELQQKQEQLNLYSEDVEHKIDSIKSDYIEVLNEQAGAKNEKIYIEQQLQQQAAKGSRLDTDNDRFVSVRDEINERKAEIEKKVTSTQKELEEQARIFFDEQKKLESLRNNYEKQEKTLYQAYQYLQQAKSKKEMLEEMEEDYSGFFQGVKEVLKARDTRLQGIEGAIAELIQVPKQYETAIETALGGAMQHIVVRNEENARAAIHFLKQKSFGRATFLPMSIIKGKYLQSSQLALLSGNSAYIGTAAELIQFDQKYAEVVKSLLGNVVIARDLKGANEIAKMLQYRSRIVTLDGDVVNPGGSMTGGAVKQKSSSLLSRKGELEDLTNKLADMEEKTSLLESKVKSLKADTQASETRLEELRRAGEELRFKQQGLKGDLREVELEQKNINERLSVYDSEKTQLDTDKEKLESRLVELDGLLAKYRENLLKFDKEIERLTELKNSNSTSKDTLVSEISDLKISLASKKEQHSHVKEKLDSAVNQAEEQSRKLDILKEDLSLLSSEMTDSSSGETQLEEAAKRKLQDKNETLKLISSRRNERLELQNKLEDQELESKELRRLLKGINEVLKDEEVKLNRLDVELDNKLAHLREEYLLSYEAAKEQYPLTIPADEARRKVKLIKMSIEELGTVNLGSIEEYERVSERYEFLLEQKNDLQEAKDTLFLVIDEMDLEMKKRFEQTFTAIRSHFESVFQALFGGGRADLRLTQPDDLLNTGVEIVAQPPGKKLQNLGLLSGGERALTAIALLFSILKVRPVPFCILDEVEAALDEANVYRFAQYLKKYREETQFIVITHRKGTMEEADVLYGVTMQESGVSKLVSVRLEDSNELVKA from the coding sequence TTGTTTTTAAAACGATTAGATGTGGTCGGCTTTAAATCGTTTGCGGAAAGGATCTCAGTAGAATTCGTTCCAGGTGTGACTGCTGTCGTGGGTCCAAATGGTAGCGGGAAAAGCAATATTACTGACTCCATCCGCTGGGTTCTGGGGGAACAATCAGCCAAGTCGCTCCGAGGTGCAAAAATGGAAGATATCATCTTTGCCGGAAGTGATTCGCGGAAGCCGCTGAATTTCGCAGAAGTAACGTTGACCCTTGATAACGAAGATCAATCACTGCCGCTGGATTACAATGAAGTGAGTGTAACACGGCGTGTCTTCCGTTCAGGAGACAGTGAATATTTGATCAACAAGCAGAATTGCCGACTAAAGGATATTGTTGATTTGTTCATGGATTCAGGACTGGGCCGTGAAGCTTTCTCCATTATCAGCCAGGGAAGGGTTGAGGAAATCCTCAACAGCAAACCTGAGGACCGCAGGACAATTTTTGAAGAGGCTGCTGGTGTCCTGAAATATAAGTACAGGAAGAAAAAAGCAGAAAGCAAGCTTTTTGAAACCCAAGAGAATTTAAATCGGGTAACGGACATCATCCATGAATTAGAGGGTCAGGTAGAGCCATTAAAAATCCAGGCTGCGATTGCAAAGGATTACCTGCAGCAAAAGGAAGAACTGGAACAGATTGAAGTGGCACTGACTGCTTATGAAATTGAAGATTTGCATAGGCGATGGGAACAGCTGTCGAGACAGCTTGAACAACATAAAGAAGATGAACTCAAACAGTCTGCTGGCCTTCAGAAGAAAGAAGCACAAATAGAACAAATGAGGGACCAGCTTGCGGCACTGGATGAATCGGTCAGCGATTTGCAGAACGTGCTCTTGCATGCCAGCGAGGAGCTTGAAAAGCTTGAAGGCAGAAGAGAAGTTCTCAAGGAACGAAAGAAGAATGCATCACAAAACAAAGGTCAGCTCGAAAAGAATATTGAGGAACTGACATCTTCGATTGAGCTGCTGGAAAACCAGAAGGCTGAGTACGAACAATCTGTTTCTGTATTAGCTGGCGAAGCTGCTGCCCTACAGAAAGAACTTCAGCAGAAGCAGGAACAGTTAAATCTATACAGTGAAGATGTCGAGCATAAAATAGATTCTATCAAAAGCGATTACATCGAGGTGCTGAACGAACAGGCTGGCGCCAAAAATGAAAAAATTTATATTGAGCAACAGCTGCAGCAACAAGCAGCCAAAGGATCAAGGCTGGATACTGACAACGATCGTTTTGTCTCAGTTCGTGATGAAATCAATGAGAGGAAAGCGGAAATAGAGAAAAAGGTCACCTCTACCCAGAAGGAATTGGAGGAGCAGGCTAGAATCTTTTTTGATGAACAGAAGAAGCTTGAATCTTTAAGGAATAATTACGAGAAGCAAGAGAAAACGCTATATCAAGCCTATCAGTACCTGCAGCAAGCTAAATCCAAAAAAGAAATGCTGGAAGAAATGGAAGAGGATTATTCAGGCTTTTTCCAGGGTGTAAAAGAAGTTCTGAAGGCGAGGGACACCCGTCTGCAAGGAATAGAGGGTGCAATTGCTGAATTAATCCAAGTTCCTAAGCAATATGAAACGGCAATCGAAACAGCTCTTGGCGGTGCGATGCAGCATATTGTTGTCCGAAATGAAGAGAATGCGAGAGCCGCAATCCATTTCCTGAAGCAAAAATCATTCGGCAGAGCTACCTTCCTGCCTATGAGCATCATCAAAGGGAAATATCTGCAATCCTCACAGCTTGCCCTTCTTTCAGGCAACAGTGCTTATATCGGCACTGCTGCTGAATTGATTCAATTCGATCAAAAATATGCTGAAGTCGTAAAGAGCTTGCTTGGCAATGTAGTGATCGCCAGGGATCTAAAGGGTGCGAATGAAATTGCCAAAATGCTTCAATACCGCAGCAGGATCGTTACGCTTGATGGCGATGTAGTCAATCCTGGCGGGTCGATGACTGGAGGAGCTGTGAAGCAAAAATCAAGTTCACTCCTTAGCCGTAAGGGTGAATTAGAGGATTTGACGAATAAGCTTGCCGATATGGAAGAAAAGACAAGTTTGCTTGAATCCAAGGTCAAATCATTAAAAGCTGATACGCAAGCCAGCGAAACACGGCTTGAAGAATTGCGGAGAGCAGGAGAAGAGCTTCGATTTAAACAGCAGGGCTTGAAGGGCGACCTTCGGGAAGTGGAATTGGAGCAGAAAAATATAAATGAACGACTATCTGTATACGATTCTGAGAAGACGCAGCTCGATACAGATAAAGAAAAGCTAGAATCCAGACTGGTTGAACTCGACGGCTTATTGGCTAAGTATAGAGAAAATCTTTTAAAATTCGATAAAGAAATAGAACGCTTGACCGAGCTGAAGAACTCGAATTCTACTTCCAAGGATACACTTGTATCTGAAATCAGTGATTTGAAGATCAGCCTGGCTTCCAAGAAAGAACAGCATTCCCATGTGAAGGAAAAGCTTGATTCAGCCGTTAACCAGGCAGAGGAGCAATCACGGAAATTGGATATTTTAAAAGAGGATCTCTCTCTTCTTTCCTCTGAAATGACGGATAGTTCTTCCGGTGAAACGCAATTGGAAGAAGCGGCAAAAAGAAAGCTGCAGGACAAGAATGAAACGCTTAAGCTGATTTCTTCACGCAGGAATGAGCGTCTGGAGCTTCAAAATAAGCTTGAGGACCAGGAGCTGGAATCGAAGGAGCTAAGGCGGCTTCTAAAGGGCATCAATGAAGTGCTCAAGGATGAAGAAGTGAAGCTGAACAGGCTTGACGTTGAACTGGATAATAAGCTTGCCCATCTTCGCGAGGAATACCTGCTATCATATGAAGCGGCAAAGGAACAATATCCTTTGACCATTCCGGCAGATGAGGCGAGAAGAAAAGTAAAGCTGATTAAAATGTCGATTGAGGAACTGGGAACGGTGAACCTTGGTTCTATTGAAGAATACGAGCGTGTCTCAGAGCGCTATGAATTTCTTTTGGAGCAGAAGAATGATCTCCAGGAAGCAAAGGACACCTTATTCCTTGTCATCGATGAAATGGACCTTGAGATGAAAAAGCGCTTTGAACAGACGTTCACCGCAATCCGTTCACACTTCGAGTCAGTGTTCCAGGCATTGTTTGGGGGAGGCAGAGCGGACCTGAGGCTGACTCAGCCTGATGACCTGCTGAATACCGGGGTAGAAATCGTCGCTCAGCCACCCGGAAAGAAGCTGCAAAACCTTGGCCTATTATCCGGCGGTGAGCGCGCGTTGACCGCGATTGCGCTATTGTTCTCCATCCTGAAAGTCCGTCCAGTACCATTCTGTATCCTCGATGAGGTGGAAGCTGCATTGGATGAGGCCAATGTATACCGTTTCGCTCAATACCTGAAGAAATACCGGGAGGAAACACAGTTTATTGTAATCACTCACCGCAAAGGTACAATGGAAGAAGCGGATGTCCTTTATGGTGTAACCATGCAGGAATCCGGAGTCTCCAAGCTGGTATCCGTCAGACTAGAAGATTCGAATGAACTGGTGAAAGCATAA
- the ftsY gene encoding signal recognition particle-docking protein FtsY has protein sequence MSFFKKLKEKFTTQTESVTEKFKDGLTKTRDNFSNKVNDLVSRYRKVDEEFFEELEEILIQADVGFETVMELIEELKKEVKRRNIQDTKEVQSVISEKLVDIYEAGSDDDSFQLNIQEDELTVILFVGVNGVGKTTTIGKLAHKFKSEGKNVLLAAGDTFRAGAIEQLEVWGDRVGVDVIKQAEGSDPAAVMYDAVQSAKSRKADILICDTAGRLQNKVNLMKELEKVKRVIEREVPGAPHEVLLVLDATTGQNALIQAKTFKEATDVSGIVLTKLDGTAKGGIVLAIRNELNIPVKFVGLGEKMDDLQEFDAERYVYGLFADMVDKEETAEES, from the coding sequence ATGAGTTTTTTTAAGAAATTAAAAGAAAAGTTTACGACACAGACTGAAAGTGTCACAGAGAAATTCAAAGATGGTTTGACGAAAACAAGGGATAACTTCTCCAATAAAGTGAATGACCTTGTATCGCGCTATCGTAAAGTAGATGAAGAGTTTTTCGAAGAGCTGGAAGAAATCTTGATCCAGGCAGATGTTGGCTTCGAAACAGTAATGGAATTGATTGAAGAACTGAAAAAAGAGGTCAAACGCCGCAACATCCAGGACACAAAAGAAGTTCAGTCTGTCATTTCCGAGAAGCTCGTTGATATCTATGAGGCCGGATCTGATGACGACTCTTTCCAGCTGAACATCCAGGAAGACGAACTGACGGTCATTTTGTTTGTTGGAGTCAATGGTGTCGGCAAAACAACAACCATCGGCAAATTGGCCCATAAGTTCAAGTCTGAAGGAAAAAATGTCCTGCTTGCCGCAGGAGATACCTTCCGTGCAGGTGCAATCGAGCAGCTTGAAGTTTGGGGAGACCGCGTTGGTGTCGATGTCATCAAGCAGGCAGAAGGATCTGATCCGGCAGCGGTCATGTATGATGCCGTCCAGTCGGCGAAGTCACGAAAAGCGGATATCCTGATTTGTGATACTGCCGGCAGATTGCAAAATAAGGTAAACCTCATGAAAGAGCTTGAAAAGGTAAAGCGTGTCATTGAACGTGAAGTGCCCGGAGCTCCTCATGAAGTATTGCTTGTGCTTGATGCAACTACTGGCCAGAACGCTTTGATTCAGGCTAAAACATTTAAAGAAGCGACTGACGTAAGTGGGATTGTCCTTACTAAGCTTGATGGAACAGCGAAGGGTGGTATTGTACTTGCCATCCGCAATGAGCTGAACATTCCGGTTAAATTCGTGGGGCTTGGTGAAAAAATGGATGACCTGCAGGAATTTGATGCTGAAAGGTATGTTTATGGCCTTTTCGCAGATATGGTCGATAAAGAGGAAACAGCAGAGGAATCTTGA
- the rnc gene encoding ribonuclease III codes for MRNNGREREKKNIRAKEQKFKEFQDKIGIHFDSEKLLKQAFTHSSYVNEHRRKPHEDNERLEFLGDAVLELTVSQFLYKKYPMMSEGELTKLRAAVVCEPSLVAFANELSFGELVLLGKGEEMTGGRTRPALLADVFEAFIGALYLDKGIETVTTFLEEIVFPKINAGAFSHVMDFKSQLQELVQRDGAGSLEYRIMKEIGPAHSREFESRVYLNGQELGTGTGRSKKEAEQHAAQMALEKLKSHMEANMEMGDK; via the coding sequence ATGCGCAACAATGGAAGAGAAAGAGAAAAAAAGAATATTCGCGCAAAGGAGCAGAAATTCAAAGAATTCCAGGACAAAATTGGTATTCATTTTGATAGTGAGAAGCTTTTAAAACAGGCATTTACACATTCATCCTATGTGAATGAGCATCGTAGAAAGCCTCATGAAGATAATGAGAGGCTGGAGTTTCTTGGTGACGCTGTTTTGGAACTGACTGTATCCCAATTCTTATATAAGAAATACCCGATGATGAGTGAGGGAGAGCTTACTAAGCTGCGCGCGGCTGTAGTTTGTGAACCATCACTTGTAGCCTTTGCCAATGAACTTTCCTTTGGTGAACTAGTTTTGCTTGGCAAGGGAGAAGAAATGACTGGCGGAAGAACCAGGCCGGCTCTTTTGGCAGATGTATTCGAAGCGTTCATCGGTGCCTTATACTTGGACAAAGGAATTGAAACAGTCACTACATTCCTAGAAGAAATTGTGTTTCCGAAAATCAATGCCGGTGCTTTTTCTCATGTGATGGATTTTAAGAGTCAGCTTCAGGAACTTGTACAGAGGGATGGTGCAGGATCGCTTGAATATCGGATCATGAAAGAAATTGGTCCAGCGCACAGCCGGGAATTCGAATCCCGAGTCTACCTTAATGGGCAAGAATTAGGGACAGGCACAGGTCGATCAAAAAAGGAAGCAGAGCAGCATGCTGCCCAGATGGCCCTTGAAAAATTGAAGTCCCATATGGAAGCGAATATGGAAATGGGCGATAAATAG
- the fapR gene encoding transcription factor FapR, whose amino-acid sequence MKRNKRERQSMLTETIKENPFITDEELAEKFSVSIQTIRLDRLELSIPELRERIKNVAEKRFEDEVRSLPLEEVIGEIIDIELDQSAISILDIKKEHVFKRNKIARGHHLFAQANSLAVAVINDELALTAKANIQFTRSVKEGERVIAKARVKKIDSENGRTHVEVVSFVNSESVFKGDFEMYRSKNDK is encoded by the coding sequence ATGAAACGCAACAAAAGAGAACGTCAGTCCATGTTGACTGAGACGATAAAAGAAAATCCCTTCATAACAGATGAGGAATTGGCGGAAAAGTTTTCTGTCAGTATCCAGACAATAAGGCTGGACAGATTGGAATTATCAATTCCTGAATTAAGGGAAAGAATTAAAAACGTGGCGGAAAAACGTTTTGAAGATGAAGTCCGTTCACTGCCGCTGGAAGAAGTAATTGGAGAAATTATTGATATCGAACTTGACCAGAGTGCAATATCAATTTTGGATATAAAAAAAGAACATGTGTTCAAACGGAATAAAATCGCCAGGGGGCATCATTTATTTGCCCAGGCTAATTCACTGGCAGTTGCAGTTATAAATGATGAGCTTGCATTAACAGCAAAAGCGAATATCCAATTCACAAGGTCGGTAAAAGAAGGTGAAAGGGTAATTGCCAAAGCAAGAGTGAAAAAGATCGATAGTGAAAACGGACGGACACATGTAGAAGTGGTAAGTTTTGTGAATAGTGAAAGTGTTTTTAAAGGCGATTTTGAAATGTATCGTTCAAAAAATGATAAATAA
- the plsX gene encoding phosphate acyltransferase PlsX — protein MRLAVDAMGGDNAPREIVLGAMKAIEKYNDIHIVLVGDEKKIREHLTTDERIEILHTEEVILGTDEPVRAVRRKKTASMVLAAQQVADGNADACISAGNTGALMAAGLFVVGRIEGIERPALAPTLPTIGGEGFLLLDVGANADAKPEHLVQYAIMGSIYSEKARGIANPRVGLLNIGTEEKKGNELVRNTFELLKDADINFIGNVESRDLLEGAADVVVADGFTGNMVLKTIEGTAMSVFKMLKSALTSSFKSKMAAAVLKPDLTVLKNKMDYTEYGGAGLFGLKAPVIKAHGSSDANAVFNSIRQAREMVEKDVSGTIKSAIEKR, from the coding sequence ATGAGGCTAGCAGTAGATGCGATGGGCGGAGACAATGCACCAAGAGAAATCGTCCTCGGAGCAATGAAAGCAATCGAAAAATATAATGACATACATATCGTGCTTGTAGGCGACGAAAAGAAAATCAGGGAGCACCTTACAACTGATGAGAGAATAGAAATTCTTCATACTGAAGAAGTGATCCTTGGTACCGATGAGCCAGTGAGGGCAGTGCGCCGTAAGAAAACAGCTTCCATGGTCCTGGCAGCTCAGCAAGTTGCTGACGGCAATGCGGATGCCTGTATTTCTGCCGGAAATACAGGAGCTTTGATGGCTGCTGGGTTGTTTGTAGTTGGTAGAATTGAAGGGATTGAACGGCCGGCTCTTGCGCCTACTCTGCCTACAATTGGAGGAGAAGGCTTCCTGCTTCTGGACGTCGGAGCCAATGCTGATGCAAAGCCTGAACACCTTGTCCAATATGCAATCATGGGGTCGATATACAGCGAGAAGGCAAGAGGGATTGCAAATCCGCGTGTTGGCTTGCTGAATATTGGCACAGAGGAGAAGAAGGGCAACGAGCTTGTCAGGAATACATTTGAGTTATTGAAGGATGCAGATATTAATTTCATCGGCAATGTTGAATCCAGGGACTTGCTCGAGGGAGCTGCGGATGTTGTCGTCGCAGACGGTTTTACCGGGAATATGGTCCTTAAAACCATTGAAGGTACCGCAATGTCGGTGTTTAAAATGCTTAAATCTGCTTTGACTTCAAGCTTTAAAAGCAAGATGGCAGCTGCTGTCCTGAAGCCGGATTTGACAGTGCTGAAGAATAAGATGGATTACACGGAATATGGCGGTGCTGGACTTTTTGGCCTAAAGGCGCCGGTAATCAAAGCACATGGATCGTCTGACGCGAATGCAGTTTTTAATTCGATTCGCCAGGCGAGGGAAATGGTTGAGAAGGATGTATCGGGAACAATCAAATCAGCCATCGAAAAAAGGTAA
- the fabG gene encoding 3-oxoacyl-[acyl-carrier-protein] reductase — MRLEGKVALVTGASRGIGREIAFELAREGASVAVNYAGSEAKALEVVDEIKAMGRDAFAIQADVSNSESVNGMAKETIERFGKIDILVNNAGITKDNLLMRMKESEWDDVININLKGVFLCTKAVTRQMMKQRSGRIINISSIVGVSGNPGQANYVAAKSGVIGLTKTSAKELSSRGITVNAVAPGFITTDMTDKLNEDVKTEMLKQIPLARFGEPKDIARTVVFLASEDSAYMTGQTLHVDGGMVM; from the coding sequence ATGAGACTGGAAGGTAAAGTGGCGCTGGTAACTGGTGCCTCACGTGGAATTGGACGCGAAATTGCTTTTGAACTTGCCAGGGAAGGCGCATCTGTTGCTGTCAATTATGCAGGAAGTGAAGCAAAGGCGCTTGAAGTGGTTGATGAAATTAAGGCGATGGGACGAGATGCATTTGCGATCCAGGCAGATGTTTCCAATTCTGAATCAGTAAATGGTATGGCAAAAGAAACAATCGAGCGTTTCGGCAAGATTGATATTCTTGTTAACAATGCGGGTATAACTAAAGACAATCTGTTGATGAGGATGAAAGAGTCTGAATGGGATGATGTCATCAACATTAACTTAAAAGGTGTCTTTCTGTGTACGAAAGCAGTCACAAGACAAATGATGAAACAGAGAAGCGGAAGAATCATCAATATCTCCTCTATCGTCGGTGTCAGCGGAAATCCTGGGCAAGCTAACTATGTTGCTGCAAAATCAGGTGTGATCGGGCTAACAAAAACATCTGCGAAGGAACTTTCCTCCAGGGGCATCACCGTGAACGCAGTGGCTCCAGGCTTCATCACGACAGATATGACGGATAAGCTAAACGAGGATGTTAAAACGGAAATGCTCAAGCAGATTCCGCTGGCACGTTTCGGTGAGCCAAAAGACATCGCAAGAACAGTCGTCTTCCTGGCATCAGAAGACAGTGCCTATATGACAGGCCAAACCCTCCACGTAGATGGCGGCATGGTGATGTAG
- the ffh gene encoding signal recognition particle protein, translating to MAFEGLADRLQNTMQKIRGKGKVSEADVKEMMREVRLALLEADVNFKVVKDFVKKVTERAVGQEVVKSLTPGQQVIKVVKEELTELMGGEQSKIAAANRPPTVIMMVGLQGAGKTTTTGKLANLLRKKYNRKPLLVAADIYRPAAIKQLETLGKQLSMPVFSLGDQVSPVEIAKQAIAKAKEDHNDYVLIDTAGRLHVDENLMDELKQIKELSKPDEIFLVVDAMTGQDAVNVAQSFNEQLGLTGVVLTKLDGDTRGGAALSIRAVTNTPIKFVGLGEKLDALEAFHPERMASRILGMGDVLTLIEKAQANVDEEKAKELEKKMRTASFTLDDFLDQLGQVKKMGPLDEILKMMPGANKIKGMNNLQIDEKQISHVEAIIQSMTANEKTHPEIINANRRKRIAKGSGTSIQEVNRLLKQFEDMKKMMKQMTNMQQKGKKKGGFKLPFNPF from the coding sequence ATGGCATTTGAAGGATTGGCCGACCGACTGCAAAATACGATGCAAAAGATCCGCGGAAAAGGCAAGGTCTCGGAAGCGGATGTAAAAGAAATGATGCGAGAGGTCCGTCTGGCGCTTCTAGAGGCTGACGTTAACTTTAAAGTTGTTAAAGACTTCGTCAAGAAAGTTACTGAAAGGGCAGTTGGCCAGGAGGTTGTCAAAAGCCTGACACCGGGCCAGCAGGTCATCAAGGTTGTTAAAGAAGAACTTACCGAGCTGATGGGCGGAGAGCAAAGCAAGATCGCTGCCGCAAATCGTCCTCCGACTGTCATCATGATGGTCGGTCTTCAAGGTGCTGGTAAAACGACGACCACCGGTAAGCTTGCAAATCTCCTTCGCAAAAAATACAATCGAAAACCTTTGCTTGTTGCGGCGGATATCTATCGTCCAGCTGCCATCAAGCAGCTCGAGACGCTCGGCAAGCAATTGAGCATGCCGGTATTCTCGCTTGGAGACCAGGTCAGCCCTGTTGAAATTGCTAAACAGGCGATTGCCAAAGCGAAGGAAGACCATAATGACTATGTCCTGATCGATACTGCTGGTCGTCTTCATGTGGATGAAAACCTGATGGACGAGCTGAAGCAGATCAAGGAGCTTTCCAAACCAGACGAGATTTTCCTTGTTGTCGACGCGATGACAGGGCAGGATGCCGTGAATGTCGCGCAAAGCTTCAATGAACAGCTTGGCTTGACAGGTGTCGTCCTGACAAAGCTTGACGGCGATACACGAGGCGGTGCTGCGCTGTCCATCCGCGCTGTTACCAATACTCCGATCAAATTCGTCGGTCTCGGGGAAAAGCTTGATGCACTGGAAGCCTTCCACCCTGAAAGGATGGCGTCCAGGATCCTTGGTATGGGTGACGTTCTTACCCTGATTGAGAAGGCACAGGCAAATGTCGATGAAGAAAAGGCGAAAGAGCTTGAGAAAAAAATGCGTACAGCATCATTTACCCTGGATGATTTCCTGGACCAGCTTGGCCAGGTGAAAAAGATGGGGCCGTTGGATGAAATCCTCAAAATGATGCCTGGTGCTAATAAAATCAAGGGCATGAACAATCTTCAAATCGATGAAAAGCAAATTTCGCATGTCGAGGCGATCATCCAGTCGATGACAGCCAATGAAAAAACTCATCCTGAAATCATCAACGCCAACAGGCGGAAACGGATCGCGAAGGGGAGCGGTACATCCATCCAGGAAGTCAATCGCCTGCTCAAGCAGTTCGAAGACATGAAAAAGATGATGAAGCAGATGACGAACATGCAGCAAAAAGGCAAGAAAAAGGGCGGTTTCAAACTGCCGTTCAACCCGTTTTAA
- a CDS encoding acyl carrier protein: MADVLERVTKIIVDRLGVDESQVTLEASFKDDLGADSLDVVELVMELEDEFDMEISDDDAEKIGTVGDAVNYINSQK; encoded by the coding sequence ATGGCAGACGTTTTAGAACGCGTAACAAAAATTATTGTTGACCGTTTGGGAGTAGATGAATCTCAAGTAACTCTAGAAGCATCTTTTAAAGATGATCTTGGTGCTGATTCCCTTGATGTTGTTGAATTGGTTATGGAATTAGAAGACGAGTTCGACATGGAAATTTCTGATGATGATGCTGAAAAAATCGGTACAGTTGGTGACGCTGTTAACTACATAAATAGCCAAAAGTAA